Proteins co-encoded in one Flavobacterium fluviale genomic window:
- a CDS encoding YfiT family bacillithiol transferase: MTELDLEKLKYPIGKFTAPNNYSAAYLSEKISEIETFPARLEKEVIHLTDDQLDTPYRPEGWTVRQVIHHCAESHMNCYIRIKWALTENNPVIKAYDEVLWSELNDNLSMPIKPTLDLLKGLHFRLAYIMKSLSESDLEKTFVHPSDNSENKIKKIIGSYAWHGNHHLAHITSLKNYKNWE; the protein is encoded by the coding sequence ATGACTGAATTAGATTTAGAAAAATTAAAATATCCTATTGGAAAATTCACAGCACCAAATAATTATTCTGCAGCATATCTTTCTGAGAAAATATCCGAAATCGAAACCTTTCCTGCAAGACTCGAAAAAGAAGTAATTCATTTAACAGACGACCAACTGGACACTCCCTATCGTCCTGAAGGATGGACCGTACGCCAAGTCATTCATCATTGTGCCGAAAGTCATATGAATTGTTACATTAGAATTAAATGGGCTTTAACTGAAAATAACCCCGTAATAAAAGCTTACGATGAAGTTCTTTGGTCAGAATTAAATGATAATCTAAGCATGCCGATCAAACCAACACTTGATTTATTAAAAGGACTTCATTTTAGATTAGCTTATATAATGAAAAGTTTATCAGAATCTGATTTAGAGAAAACTTTTGTTCATCCTTCAGATAACTCAGAAAATAAAATTAAAAAAATTATAGGATCATACGCTTGGCATGGAAACCATCATCTAGCACATATTACAAGTTTAAAAAATTATAAAAACTGGGAATAA
- a CDS encoding 7-carboxy-7-deazaguanine synthase QueE produces MLPKEIQLEVNKGAMLPLMEEFYTIQGEGAHTGRAAYFIRIGGCDVGCHWCDVKESWNAAIHPPTSIDLIVENAAKYADTVVVTGGEPLSWDMTLLTERLKEKNLKVHIETSGAFNLSGTWDWICLSPKKNKLPTQTVYDNAHELKVIIHNKHDFIFAEEQAELVNNNAILFLQPEWSKKEEMTPLIVDYVMNNPKWRVSLQTHKYLNIP; encoded by the coding sequence ATGTTACCAAAAGAAATACAATTAGAAGTAAATAAAGGAGCAATGCTTCCTTTGATGGAAGAATTTTATACCATTCAAGGTGAAGGTGCGCATACAGGCCGAGCTGCTTATTTTATTAGAATTGGAGGATGTGATGTAGGATGTCATTGGTGTGATGTGAAAGAAAGCTGGAATGCAGCAATCCATCCGCCGACAAGTATTGATTTAATTGTTGAAAATGCAGCAAAATATGCTGATACGGTTGTTGTAACTGGAGGTGAGCCTTTATCTTGGGATATGACGCTTTTGACGGAACGCTTAAAAGAAAAAAACTTAAAAGTGCATATAGAAACTTCAGGCGCTTTTAACCTGTCAGGTACATGGGACTGGATCTGTCTTTCTCCGAAAAAAAATAAATTACCAACTCAAACTGTTTATGATAATGCTCACGAATTAAAAGTGATTATTCATAATAAACATGATTTTATTTTTGCAGAAGAGCAGGCAGAATTAGTAAACAATAACGCAATTCTATTTTTACAGCCAGAATGGAGTAAAAAAGAGGAAATGACTCCGCTTATTGTTGACTATGTTATGAATAATCCTAAATGGAGGGTTTCACTACAAACTCATAAGTATTTAAATATACCATAA
- a CDS encoding tetratricopeptide repeat protein — protein sequence MNKFKIFSLALVASATAATAQDINQAKKAIDAEQFDKAKTILKTIIKSKPSDGEANFVLGNVYLNQSVVDSAKIYYNNGLQASDKKNLNYIGLGQLDLDAKNTTAAQANFALATKDMRKKDVNEFIYIARAYMNSDNPDYKNAVEVLKRALVVDPQNAQALLAIGDAYYGSNNQNEAYKSYRDAFTADNTLLRAKMQLGVLLKGAKSYDEAIKSFNEVIALDANYGPVYRELAETYYKWARNKPSTSKVNLQNAITNYEKYLSLTDYSMNSKMRHADFLILVKDYKQLETVANKMIAEDKVNPRIYRYLGYAAYENGNVDVAIKSIEDFMKAPENKVIGRDYYYLGLAKIKKGTAADGTIDQAAFDAGLADIKKAIELEPLVVEEFADFGKELFGKKQYVQAASIFELGANNKESKNYLDDAVYYGISVYYGNAGKPVESRDKAALEKANATFDKVLEASPTYDEAYLYKGRISSALDKDDLIIKNYEEYVTKITAKGAEEVAKPATAKKIVEAYNAIGAAYANTDKVKALEYFNKTLVLDPANTYAAQSIKSLK from the coding sequence ATGAATAAATTTAAAATTTTTAGTCTTGCATTAGTAGCTTCGGCGACTGCGGCAACAGCGCAAGACATCAACCAAGCAAAAAAAGCGATTGATGCAGAACAATTTGATAAGGCAAAAACAATCCTTAAAACAATCATCAAATCTAAACCTTCAGACGGTGAAGCGAATTTTGTTTTAGGAAATGTTTATTTGAATCAATCTGTTGTTGATTCTGCTAAAATCTATTATAATAATGGATTGCAGGCTTCAGATAAGAAAAACTTAAACTATATTGGTTTAGGTCAATTAGATTTAGATGCTAAAAATACAACAGCAGCTCAGGCAAATTTTGCTTTAGCAACTAAAGATATGAGAAAGAAAGATGTAAATGAGTTTATTTACATCGCTAGAGCATATATGAATTCTGATAATCCAGACTATAAAAATGCTGTTGAAGTATTGAAACGTGCATTAGTAGTTGATCCTCAAAATGCTCAGGCACTTTTAGCTATTGGTGATGCCTATTATGGATCAAACAACCAAAATGAAGCTTATAAATCTTACCGTGATGCTTTTACGGCTGATAATACTTTGTTAAGAGCAAAAATGCAATTAGGTGTTTTGTTAAAAGGAGCTAAATCTTACGATGAAGCAATTAAGTCATTCAATGAAGTTATTGCTTTAGATGCTAATTATGGACCAGTTTACAGAGAACTTGCTGAGACTTATTACAAATGGGCAAGAAACAAACCTTCTACTTCTAAAGTTAATTTGCAAAATGCGATTACAAACTATGAGAAGTATTTGAGTTTAACTGATTATTCAATGAATTCTAAAATGCGTCATGCAGATTTCTTGATCTTAGTTAAAGATTACAAGCAATTGGAAACTGTTGCAAACAAAATGATTGCTGAGGATAAAGTTAATCCTAGAATTTATAGATATTTAGGATATGCTGCTTACGAAAACGGAAATGTTGATGTAGCTATCAAATCTATTGAGGACTTTATGAAAGCGCCTGAGAATAAAGTAATTGGAAGAGATTACTACTACTTAGGATTAGCTAAAATTAAAAAAGGAACTGCTGCAGATGGCACAATAGATCAAGCTGCTTTTGATGCAGGTTTGGCTGATATCAAAAAAGCAATTGAATTAGAGCCTTTAGTTGTAGAAGAATTTGCTGATTTCGGAAAAGAATTGTTTGGTAAAAAACAATATGTTCAAGCTGCTTCAATTTTTGAACTTGGCGCAAACAATAAAGAATCTAAAAATTATTTGGATGATGCTGTTTATTATGGAATTTCTGTTTACTATGGTAATGCTGGTAAACCTGTTGAAAGCCGTGATAAAGCTGCTTTAGAAAAAGCAAATGCTACTTTTGATAAAGTTCTTGAAGCGTCTCCAACATACGATGAAGCTTATTTGTACAAAGGAAGAATCAGTAGTGCATTAGACAAAGATGATTTGATTATCAAAAACTACGAAGAATACGTAACTAAAATTACTGCAAAAGGTGCAGAGGAAGTGGCTAAACCTGCAACGGCTAAAAAAATCGTTGAGGCTTACAACGCAATCGGAGCGGCCTATGCAAATACTGATAAAGTAAAAGCTTTAGAGTATTTTAATAAAACATTAGTTTTAGATCCAGCAAATACTTACGCTGCGCAATCAATAAAATCTTTAAAATAA
- a CDS encoding PstS family phosphate ABC transporter substrate-binding protein: MLKYSKALGLIIFVFLFVMCNQKNKNEAEKETILKGSLDVAVDETVKQIVDDQVAVFEGTYYDAKITVKPKSEAEVINDLLNQKAKVAITTRDLTADERVRFEKSKINPRVTPFAHDAIAFISSKSNNDTLIALKSVIDFLQGKPNTKIKGLVFDNPNSSTVRYMKELAKIKEVPKEGVFSFKTNNEVIKFVSENEGMIGVIGVNWFYQPTPDMNETINKINVLYVKGLNSNEYYSPTQNDLEIGKYPLARDLFIINCQGYSGLGMGLASFIAGDIGQRIVLKSGLLPYKTPGRKLKIRNEIIKDKE; encoded by the coding sequence ATGTTGAAATATAGTAAGGCTTTAGGATTGATAATTTTTGTCTTTTTGTTTGTAATGTGCAACCAAAAAAACAAGAACGAAGCCGAGAAAGAAACAATTTTAAAAGGATCACTAGATGTTGCCGTTGACGAAACCGTTAAGCAGATTGTTGATGATCAAGTTGCTGTTTTTGAAGGAACTTACTATGATGCAAAAATTACAGTTAAGCCAAAATCGGAAGCTGAAGTAATCAATGATTTGTTAAATCAGAAAGCTAAAGTTGCAATAACAACAAGAGATTTAACAGCAGACGAAAGAGTTCGCTTTGAAAAAAGCAAAATTAATCCGCGAGTAACGCCTTTTGCTCATGATGCTATCGCATTTATTTCAAGTAAGAGCAATAATGATACGCTTATTGCGTTGAAAAGTGTAATCGACTTTCTACAGGGTAAACCTAATACTAAAATTAAAGGTTTAGTTTTTGATAATCCTAACTCAAGTACTGTTCGTTACATGAAGGAATTGGCGAAAATTAAAGAGGTTCCTAAAGAAGGGGTATTTTCATTTAAAACAAATAATGAAGTAATCAAATTTGTTTCTGAAAATGAAGGAATGATTGGTGTTATCGGTGTCAATTGGTTTTACCAGCCAACTCCGGATATGAATGAGACTATTAATAAGATAAACGTTCTTTATGTAAAGGGGCTAAACAGCAACGAATATTATAGTCCTACTCAAAATGACTTAGAAATTGGTAAATATCCTTTGGCACGTGATTTGTTTATTATAAATTGCCAAGGTTATTCTGGACTAGGAATGGGATTAGCATCATTTATAGCTGGAGATATTGGACAACGCATAGTTCTAAAGTCGGGATTACTGCCATATAAAACACCTGGACGTAAGCTTAAAATTAGAAATGAAATTATAAAAGATAAAGAATAA